ATAAACAATGTTGGTTTGAAAGATGTGGTGCATGATTAGTTAGATAAGAGTTATAAATTATATGACAGAAATGGACTTTGTCTAGCCATCTCCCATGCCAAATACTAATCCTCTCATCGCATGACGTCACTAAAATGGATTGTATGTGTTACGTGGCAATCGGTAACCAACACTATTTCCCTGTCCATAAATCCATAGATTATACACAGTATGTGCTTAATTAGGAGAAGTTACCAAGCACTGCTGGTGCTATGATCTTACAATGACCATTTACAATAGAGGGTATTTTATTAGACAGTGAAATGAAATAACATCTGATTGATGGGGAAACTGTCATACTCGGCAATACTGCACATTTCCATAGCAACAGTGGAATCATAACAGATATGCTTCCAAGGCAACAGTGGAATCATTACACGTGATCGTGGCCACACCCACAAGGCTAAAGATTGCTGTTTAAACATTCCAGTCGTTATTgcactttatatatataaaacacaccGCCACTGATCTCCACTGTGGATATTTGTTTTCTCATGAACTCATGAATGCATATTATTCTTTATAGGTTGTTTATTGTCTTTGAGTCGGACATGAGTAAATTGAAGGTATAAAAAAGCAATACATGCACATTTTTTATGAAGCCAGAACTAAGAAAACTAACAAATAGGCTGTATATAAAGGACTCTTGGGCCAATGTTTTCACCCAAGTCTTGTGCCAGTCTTACAGCTCTGGTGAATGAAGTGAAGCGTACAGCTACACGGCACAGCTCCCTCATGCCCAGAGGTGTTCCAACCCTTCCGCTTTAGATTTTTAATACAACTAATTATCACAATATAGTCTTTCCTGAAATTGAAGGGGTCTAAATGTCCCTTAAAGGatgaaagacaaacaaaaacatctcCTTTTATAAGAAAAACTGTACTATCTCTTTCAGGAAGTAGACCAGACAGATGGATACACTttggatgaaaaataaatacgaCTGGCTAATAGATTTAGCCATCACACAAGAGAAGCACGAAGAGGTTCCCAACACCAGTAGCCTTTTAAACTGCGATCTATACATTTATAGTGCATAAATATTACTTAACACTTCTTGGCCTAGAGCAACCctgtattatgtttatttatttattaataaaaacaaagaaCTGCTTAAGAGCAATACTCAGGCTGGTTTGTGAAATGCACAAAATCAACTCCACAATTATTATTGGAATCATCCTCACACAACATCCACCACATTTGAGCATGAGGGTCACTACTTTGGTTTCTCTAAATTGTGATCTTTATAGAATTGGCTGAAAATGGGATATCTTGATAAGACACATTTTAAGTGGATCGTATGGCAAGTGCAGTTGAAGTAATCCAGCTTGTAATTTGACCTTGGAGTTAATCATTATCTATTTTAATAAAGTTGCCATCTATGTGACATTttacaacaaaatgtaacattAATTTGGCTACCAGTCATGTAGCAGATAGAATGCCAGCGTGTGGACTCTGTGGTCAGGGAGCATGGGTAGAATGTGGACCGACCGTGACAAGGATGTGAGGTTTGACCAGGGAGAGGATGGGGTCCTTCGGGGCCCCCGCCAAGCAGTAGGCCTCATCCACAGCCAGGCCCCAGGAGCGCAGCGTCTTCAGGGCCTGAAGACACGTGTTCCTCGTGCCGTGCCCGGTGATCAGGCTGGTGGTCAGAGGGCTGTCTTCCACCCCGAACCTCTGCCTCATCCTGCCCACCAGAGCACTGAACTCCCTGAGGGgctcctgggagagagagagcagagagggggaaCTTCACGGCTGTGCGCTTAagattagggatgcaccgaatattgcGCACCGACaatgttcggccgaaaatggcccaaaacataatcTTCGGTTTCGGCCAAAGGAGTAAAAAGGGCGAAAAAAATACAcaggacatttttatttttgattaaaaaaaaaatctaatcaaataaaatagaatTTTGTTTTACTCATTCATTTAAAGttacattgttcttaaattcttgctataaggtctgctggaatgttagaaaacgttcagcaTCTAGCCTCCCCATCCACAAATATGGTGTACCATGCTCTTGCGCCAGCCGTCATACCCATGGTCATACCTGAGAATCTGGGACGTCCGAGGGGCTGGCTGTGCAGTCATCCGGAAAGCCTTCTGCATGGCCATAGAAACCAACTCGGAGCTGCTCGGTGGAGTGTAGCGCCGTCTGCTGGACGACCTGAGCCCCTGCGATGCCTGCACACGCCACCACGGTTCATGTATTCATCCGTCTATGCATCCATGTACTCACTCAAGAGTTTGTTGACATTGCATGCATAAAATACCTTATTTGTTTAAATCAATAGCTTAATTTAGACCAAACCTCCTTGTGAGGCCTTCCAAACGTCACTGGAATCCGTCGAGAGGAAAAGCTTGACATTGTTGGATCGCAGACCTTCTACCAGATCCTGTGCAGCGCAGAAACATAGTCTGCTGATTTCCAGCGCTGATCAGAAGTAATGAACAGATACTGTTAGACAAAATTTCAGCTGGAAGAGCAGACACAATTCACCAGCATTGGATTTGGACTGACATTATCCATAACTATAGTAGATAGAGGGCAGGGTTCTTGAATGAGGCTGAAAGAAGTGGGTTTATTTCAATGACACTTTAAATATATtcaaattgttgttttttcaattgttttttttattccagtTGCTGCTGGAAGAGCTCATTGAAATTATTATTTCAGAATCTGTGCTATGGTTCACCGTAATGTTTTAAACTGAGCAGGCTGCATGTTTGATGCTCCTCTGTGTCTTCTGTTGATATCAAAATGATGTCGAACAGCAGTGTCTCGGACGGATTTTTCTCCAGGAGCCTTTCATTTACTCGTTGAATAGCCTGAGAAAATGTTGAAACATACATTTAAAGTAAGAGTAGTAACAGTAGTTGCAAAATATAAAGTTtcagaaaaaacattaaaacgATTAAATAAATCGAACTAATCGTTAAAACAAAGATATTTGCTGTAACACTATACAGTACCATTTTGCCATTAAATATACATTCAACTCTTCCATGGTCCACATTATAAAGTCAAAATAAGGGCCCAGGGAGGTTCACCTGGATGAAAGGGAACGCAGCTCCCATGGCGTAAGGTGATGTGGTCGGGCCGTCTCCTCCTGGGGCTTCTGCCTCGAACACAGCATGAAACGCTACGGCGACCACCATGGAATGAGCAGAGTCTCTCTGCGGAGGAAAGAGGTGTGTTACCTCGGTCAGTTTCGGCTGAGCCCCGAGTAAGAACTTTTCTGACCTAGCTGCTACAGACCACTCTTAAGATTACCTGCTCCACTTCGGTGTTCAGCACCGTCGAAACCATGTTGTTCCTTAATGTTATACTATTGACGGATAGGATTTAAAAGGGGTGGTTTCACTGGGCATGCGGTGGCATCTACGACAGAGAACCCCAGAAACTTTCATTTAAGCCGCAGATATGTCAAACTTCAAACCGGATGTTGCTTTGGTAAGCGACGGTGTGTCAAGCTAGTGGCAGGCTAGAAGCAGAACTACAATAACAACATCCGGTACAGTTCTCAAAAAACACAATGCAAAGTCAGATCGTTAACCTGGGTGAGCTATGTTCAGTTGTGTTAAATACAATGTAGAGGAAAACATTATAACTGATTCGAAGGTAAACATCGGGGTTAGTTGATGGTATGCGTGCTGATAAGATtagttaatttaatttaaactgTTTATGTATCCGCTGACATCTACTGGTTATATCGAGCAAATACGTGTGTCGAATTTGCCCACTTTACCTGGATTTCATTCACTGAAATGATTCTCCTCGAcactcatgttttttttgtgtgtattttatgcattatacaagaaaaaaataatcaagaTTTCAATGGGTTTTTTATTACAAAAATTGATTGGGTGTAGAAAATGTTCACAGGTAACTTGGTCATAGAGTATTCTCAAATATACAATAAAACAAGTTCAGAATACTGCAGTCTCATGgtattttttaaaaacatttatgGCTTGTGGCTTTTTTTACCAAGCTTTAACAAATAGTCGAAATAACGTTCTTcgaaaaatgtaacattcatcATTCTTGTCTTGGTTAACTTGAAAACAATGATTTATTTGATTGTTATTCATTAAATATCATGTCAATGAGCTCATATTGGCTAATATTGTTCTACATATTCCTCAACTAAATGGATACAGCCTTTGACAAAATTGGAATTTTGTTCTGTGTTGTGCATTTGAATGTGCTGCACTGTAAAAAACACTTATCAATGTGAAatactttgtttttgtttttaaatcaaCCTATTTAGATATTAAAAACATGCTCTGGAATTGGAATGGTGATTGCTGGTTTCTCTCTGGTGTAAGAGAGCTTATCACATTATCTTGACTTAAACAAAGATTAACTATCTTATTCCATCTCACAGACGTCTAACTGATAAATAATACCCTCCCTGTGCTCATTATTTTTGTTTGCTTTAAGCTTGTAAGAAAGTTCTGTCACACTGCATGATAAAAACCCATAATTTGAACATAAACACGACCACCCACAAACCTGCAGTTCTTTTATAGCCAGTCTATCGCAATTTTCAAGTTATTTAAAATGTCAACATTTATAGCGATACTTCATGTCATAGGTTGCATCTATGAGGTATGTGTTGGAGCAAGGCAGGTCATATCAAGGCTAACTTACTGCTTTAAACAAGCAAAATGAGACTGTCATCGGGGCTCCCCTTTTGTGTCATCAGACACGTGTTCTGATCCTGAACAGCTGAACTGGGTGGGCTGAACTCCTGGTTAAAGGTTATCTATACTGTGGACAACAATCGGGATGTGGTTTCAATTGACATGTTACAATTAAGGAGCAAACAAGCATGTACTGGTTCTATTGTAAATTAGATTTGCTTCATGAACCAACGACAAAAATGGATGAACCTGTGTTTTCCTAAAGTAGTTGTGTAGTAAGGGAAATGTCCATGATTATTTGCTCCACTGTCTGCAATACAGCAAAGCAGTAGTGCTTTCCAGAGGTGATCAAAAGATCAGCAGAGCATGGTGTTTAACATGCAGATGGCAGGTAAAATGCAAGGCCAGAATAGTGATTGTCAATGTGTCATGTGAGAAGCTATTTCTCTCCTCCAGGCTCCTAGAAAAGACAGGTGCTGTAAACAGTGACTTTTTGGCTGATGTCATCCAGAAGTTCTTTGACTGCTTTCTCAAGTTCCACCATTTGGTtggccttctcctccaaagttcTTTGGTTGTCCTCGTACGACTTCTCCAGGTCTGCACCCACAGAATTAACAGAGTTATATTATCAGCATTGCATATGGACATACGGGTATACATCGTTTGTACCTATTTTCAAATAGTCAATGCAATATAGCATCATAATGCATATCAACATAGCTTGCTATCGTACCTTTTAGAAGCTGTAGCTTGTCGCTAGCCTGTAGGAGGAGATCTTTGGCTTCCTGCTGCAGAAGCTCCGCCCTCTTCTTGGCCTCAGCGACACCCTCTCCCTTCTCAGAGATCAGCCCGTCCACCATGGTGTATTTATCCTTCAGCTCACCGTCAAGGGTCTGCATatcaatacacacgcacagacaaagtGATTTTTTAGTTGTGTGGATTGTGCAAATAATAATCTTAAACACACAGTGTTCATACATAGACCCACAACTACGAAGTCAAGTGGTGGTGTGAATTCAACTCTAACCAAAAAACCTACATTAGATACCTTTGCTTTACCGCCTTGCGGTGACCACACAAAATCCAAGACAGAGAATATACACTCAACTGACCTTTTTGACTTTCTCTGCGACCTGGTTTATGCTGTGGGCATCTTTCTGGGTCTGCTCCACACTCAGGCTGGTGTTCTGGACCTGGTCGCGGAGGAGTGTGACATCTCGCTCTAACACCTGTAGCCTTTGGGTGGCGTTGTTGAGCCTGAACTCAGAATCAGTTGTCTCCGTCTCCACCTGCACACAAACGACAAGAGATGTCACTCTGCTGCCTCACCTCATACACACTCAGGATCCCGCTGTACTCACTCAGTGTGAAGAGTCAGAAAGGATCACACTGTACTCACTCGCTGTGAAGAGACACAATACTCTCGAAGATCTTTTCTCTTTTATGTCAACTTCATATTATTTATCCTTGAGCATGATCGGGCAtcatgcaaaaggatgcttaaaggtataaaaaatatatataaatacatttatatctatttatacatatatatggcCTGGATTGctattatagatatatataaataatatacagtatataaatgatatatattaataaaaaggATAACTATGACTGAGGCCATTAGTACAAACCAGAATTTCACTCAGTAATAAAAGTCAGTCAGCCTTCCTACCGAGGAGAGCAGCTTGTTGGTGTCCTTGATGTCGGAGTTGGCCTGTCGGATGGCCTGGCTGGCCGTGGCCTGGACCCGCTCAgcctcctccagggcctcctTCACCAGCACTGCTGAGTCCCGCACGTCAGACGCCTCCTTactgtcacgcacacacacacgcacaacaaacAATTATGGCAAACATTGTGGCCGGTTCGCAATATACATAGATGTATTTTGAAACCATGCCGAGGTTTTTTGGAACCCTTCCAATCAGGTTTTAAATCACGTCACAGCACTGAGACAGCCTTGCTGAACGTAATGAATGACCTGCTCCTCAGTCTAGACTAGCCATTTTGATCTCATTAGACCTCAGTCTAATGAGGTCTAATGACACCGTCGACCACAACATCCTCTTGTCGTGCTCGAATAATTTCTGCTTTGACAAGCAAATTGCTGCCGCAGTCAAGATCAGTTTTTACCAGCTGAGTCATTGCTAAGATGAAAACCCATTTATCATTTCACAATCTGGAAAAAGTAATACACGCCTTCATTCTATCCACGGGTGGATTACTGCAACTCCCTTTACCTAGGTCTCCCTCAATCACTCCTCTCTCGCCTTCCGCTGGTCAAGAACTCTGCAGCAAGGCTGCTGACTGGGTCCAGAAAGCGGGATCATATAACCCCCATCCTAGCATCCCTCCACTGGTTACCATCCAGCacagaattcattttaaaacccCGCTTATGGTTTTTAAAGCCGGAAAtggcctggccccgccctaTATCACAGAGCTCATCCAGCTCCCAGGTCCCTTAGATCATGTAGCATGGGTCTCCTGCACGTTCCACGCACTAGATTAAACCAGAGAAGGGACAGAGCTTTGGCTGTGGCTGCCCCCCCGCCTTTGGAACGAACTGCCGCCTTCAATTAGAGACACTCCTTCTGtcaccatttttaaatctaAGCTCAAAACACACCTCTTCTCCCTAGCCTGTCCTCCCCTTTTGTgatatgttattttttatgttttcgtgtactgtctatgtatgtggtatgtATTCTTTTATATGCCTTTTCTGCACCAGGTACGGccagtgaaaactgtttttaaatgtgccttataaatacattttactttACTTACTAGATGTGGACAATTGAAGAAATTTAAAATGTTCAAGTAAAAATCCAGTCATGTTTGACTTCCCCCCTGTGGACCAAAGTCACTTAATTTCATTcataaagtgtatttatttgtcACACCTACTATGACTAGGAGGAATGGATTCAAATAGAGTCTAGAGTGGTGACGGCACATACCTGGCTCGGCGGGCTTCCTCCAGAAGGTTCTCTGCCTTCTGGATGTCTTCTGCGCTCTGGTTGAGAATGCTCTCCACGTGACCCAAGTCTCCCACACGCTCCCGGATCTCCTCGGTCAGGTTCTGCAGCTGGGCGGGGGTGGTGGGCATCTGCATGGCCAGCACCTTGTTGGCCACCTTCTCGATGCTTTCCAGGTCGGCTGCGTCCTCTAGGAGGCGCCAAAGGACAAAGAGGTTATTTTTAACACGGACAGTGCACTATTAGGCGCACCCGAATCTGCTAGCTACCCTAATTTACGTCCGTTGTCCCTGGGCAGAACAAAAACAGCCACCCCTTTTTTGGAGACCTACCGGTAAGTTTATTCATTACAAAGAAGAGCTATAACAGGTCTCCTTTATAATGAGTTTTTTCATTATAAAGGAAAGCTAGTACAGGTTGTGTGAGAGGCCTTACCTGCCTGTGAGGTTAATCATTATAAAGGAGAGATATAACAGGTTGTGGGAGGGGCCTGTAACAGGTTGTGGGAGGGGCCTATCGGTGAGGTTATTCATTATAAAGGAGAGCTATAACAGGTTGTGGGAGGGGCCTATAACAGGTTGTGGGATGGGCCTACCGGTGAGGAAGTCTCTGATCTGCTTGATGAGGGTGCGCAGCTCCTCGTTGCTGCGGTCCACGCGCTGCTTGGTCTGGTTGGTCTTCTGCAGGACGTCCTGAGCGCTCAGTTTGGCCTCGTCTGCCTTCAGCTTGGCCTCAGACACCTGGACATGAGCAGGCGGAACCAAACAACAAGACACCTCTTCTTAGAAGTCTGCCCACAGCATATATACTGCATCACTGTTCTGCCTTTTCAGTTGTTCTTCTACTAAAACCAAATCTAAATATGATCAGGGCATTTTCTCCAGAAATGGCCCTACATTGTTTAAGCAACAGGTAAAAAAAGTCTGTATCCTAACTTCAGGATAGTAAGTACCAGTTGTCTTCAAAGCATGCTTTGTCTAGtatagtgtatagtgtgtggcagacgccagggagcaGTGAGGGGAGTGGTTGGCCTGGCAACcagctggctccacccccaggccATATATGGAATTCCTCCAGTTAACGAGGCAGTTCTGAAGGCCACTAAGCTGGAGTGTTTGCAGTTGAAAGGGAGAGCAGGCTACCACAAGCCGGAGCTAGGGCTAGCAAGATACAGAGAGGACTGGATCATAaaggaggtggatgacccttttcccaccctggttgTGTTTACTAGGTGAATAAACCATCCTAAGTTGAACCtgctttgtgtgttgtgtcggTATTGTATATTCAACTGGTGGCGTGGaaacccacacccacaggcCCGCTACAAGTGTATATGCCATTTGCACAGGTATCACCTGGGTGAGTGACTGCATCCATAAGCAAAACAAAGTCAACATTTGGGCTCCCCTCACCATCTTGGAgagcttctccacctcctccatggcGCTGGTTATCTCCTTGTCAAAGTCCTGGGCCTTCTGCCAGGAGTTGTGGGCCAGGGACACCAGGCCGTCACAGCCCTCCCCTCCACACCTCCGCTTGCCCTGGCCGTCCACACAGTTCAGACCCCCACAGGGGGAGTCCGAACAGGCCTCCTGTCCTTCTGGGCTGCCACAGGtctgagggcgggggggaggaaggCAAGAATTGAATACCAGGACCGCACAACCATACTGTAACATCATAAGGAAATTAAGGTAAAAGTGTTTTCCAGGTTTTCAGAGACAGATGTCGACCATCGCTCTATTAGCCGTTATGAATGCAAAACGGCAGTCTGATGGTTTTTGATGTACTTCACTTTATTTTCTAAACACAAACCGACGATGGGTTGACCCCCTACTCTGTGTCATACCTTCTCGCTGAGCTCTGATAGGTCGAGGGTCTCCAGCTCTCCGGCCAGGTCGTCCAGTCTCTTGGCGTGCTCCTCCTGGCGCCGGAGGAACTCGTCCTTGGTCTGGTTCATCTGGCTCTCGGTGGCCCGCCGCAGGGTGGCAGAGGTCTCCGTGGGGCTGCCGCCGTCACTGGTGGAGGCGTTCGTTCGGGCCTCCGCCGCCAGAGACTGCTTGTAGTATTTAGTGACGCTGTCCGTCGCCCCTGGTGAGAGGACACAAGCAGAAGAACTGTGACGAGCGTGGCTGAAACACTGCACTTGAACATTTCTGTATCTGCATTATGAATAAGGAGTCTGGGTCAGCTCtgggtatatatgtatagaCAGGTGCATCTCATTAAATTAGAATATTTTGGAAACTTAATTAATATCAATTATTCAATTGAAAAAGTGAAACTCATATATTATACTGATTCATTACACCCGAAGGGAAATATTTCACCTTTGGTGGAATGAATCTATATAATACATGAGTTTCACTTTTTAAATAGAATTATTGAAATGAATCATAATTTCCACGATATTCTAAATCATTTAGATGTACCTGTATATATAGATTATGGGATAGTTCCCAGTGGTACGTACCTCTGATATCAGAGTTCTTGATGAACTCCACCTGGTCCAGCAGGTCTTGGACGGTGCGCTGCAGCTTCTGGGCGTCGTCCCGCAGGGCGTCCAGCTTGCTGTTGGTGCTGTTGTCCTCCGCCTTCACCAGCGCCAGAGACTCCTCCGTCTGGTTCAACTTCCCGCCCAGCTCGGCCATCAGATCGCTGAGAGACACAACAACATGTCATCATCACAGGTTGGGTTTTTTACCATAACATTATTTCACTGTAAATAAACCTTCTTACAAAAAAGATGTCTGCTTTCTTGAAGGTTTTAGAGATAGGGCCACCCTTAACCATCAAATTAAATTAATCaccggtacagtctcaaagggcttaacaggccgtaTATTTATGACACACCCCTGACCCTATCTGACCcaaagagggaaagaaaaaactCGCTTAAAGCTCCCTTTGCCATGCGTCCTCACGTGGCTTGTTGGAGCAGGCCCTGGATCTCGGACAGCGGCTGGGTGGCGGGGTTCTGGGCCAGCAGGGTGCTGACGTCGGCGGCGCTCCTCTCCAGGTTGTCCATGGTCTGCTTGTAGGGACCCGTGATGCCGCTGGCCTTGATGCCGTTCACCTTAGTGACCAACCGGTGGGTCTGGTTGGCCAGCTGGCCCACCACCACGTCCCAGTCGGCGAAGCACTGGTGGCAGCGCTGGCAGTCGGGGAAGGTTCCCGAGTAGCCCCGGGCGCACACATCGCAGCGCGGGCCGGACACCCCCTCCACGCACACGCAGCGGCCGCTGGCTTTGTTGCACTGCTGCTCGGCGGTCCCCCGGGGCTCGCAGTcgcaggctggggggggggggggggggggggggggggggggggggcgacgggaGGGAGGTTAGAGTGAGTGGACAACATCGACTTGATGTGAAACAACCCGGAAGGGCGTCGTTACTGTGGTCAGTCAGTCGGAGTTCTCTTTGAGACAAGCCGGTGGTTTTAACTAGGCCTAGTTGTTTTCAGAAAAAAGGAACCGCCCAATTTCACATTTCTTTGTCACTTGTAAAGGTGA
This genomic stretch from Gadus chalcogrammus isolate NIFS_2021 chromosome 9, NIFS_Gcha_1.0, whole genome shotgun sequence harbors:
- the LOC130388590 gene encoding cytosolic 5'-nucleotidase 1A, which gives rise to MVSTVLNTEVEQRDSAHSMVVAVAFHAVFEAEAPGGDGPTTSPYAMGAAFPFIQAIQRVNERLLEKNPSETLLFDIILISTEDTEEHQTCSLLSLKHYALEISRLCFCAAQDLVEGLRSNNVKLFLSTDSSDVWKASQGGIAGAQVVQQTALHSTEQLRVGFYGHAEGFPDDCTASPSDVPDSQEPLREFSALVGRMRQRFGVEDSPLTTSLITGHGTRNTCLQALKTLRSWGLAVDEAYCLAGAPKDPILSLVKPHILVTVGPHSTHAP